A section of the Armatimonadota bacterium genome encodes:
- a CDS encoding DUF951 domain-containing protein, giving the protein MIQIRVGDIANMRKPHPCGSKEWLVTRIGVDIGMKCLKCGRRVMLPREEFERRVKTLRPG; this is encoded by the coding sequence ATGATACAAATTAGAGTAGGGGACATTGCGAATATGCGGAAGCCGCATCCTTGCGGGAGCAAGGAATGGCTAGTTACGCGCATTGGGGTAGATATCGGGATGAAATGCCTCAAATGCGGCAGACGAGTGATGCTACCGCGCGAGGAATTTGAACGTCGTGTTAAAACCCTTCGCCCAGGTTAA
- a CDS encoding sigma-70 family RNA polymerase sigma factor: MAKIMATNRLSDEQINKLLAKYAATKDIRIRDKVVLQYKNLVESIARRFSGSGEPLEDLIQEGYIGLITATDLYDAKKGVKFSTYATHFIIGQIKHALRDRGKIIKEPAWLQELNHKMARVIDSLYQELGRQPTEAEIGRVMHLPEESVAELLTTREIFKVASLDYDRDEESGAAVDVEKVKDEDFTTFQLPVEDRVVLGMAMNKLKLIEQKVIQEFFYNGLSQTEIAKKLGISCNYVSHILRNGTRKLKRILTTEEIKEMQMQLQLAGRRQESPEESAITDAVTGIYTKSYMEQRLAEEVIRSARNKSKLSFALLAVRDLDKYGELAGSMHRDDALYSIARIIADNVRKCDIIGRMDDKVFGLIMPYTGEQASQVCERVRNAIKMVKFDIHRTRGSMTFDVEFGTAIYPDEAASAEELIDFAWVELETSQKKIPKAA; encoded by the coding sequence ATGGCAAAAATCATGGCTACCAATAGATTATCAGACGAGCAAATTAATAAACTATTAGCGAAGTACGCTGCTACCAAGGACATAAGAATACGAGACAAGGTTGTCCTCCAGTACAAAAACCTGGTCGAGAGCATCGCACGCAGGTTCTCAGGGTCAGGTGAGCCCCTTGAGGATCTGATACAAGAGGGCTACATCGGCTTAATCACCGCCACCGACCTCTATGATGCCAAAAAAGGAGTGAAGTTCTCGACCTATGCCACACATTTCATAATTGGCCAAATCAAGCATGCGCTTCGGGATAGAGGAAAGATAATAAAGGAGCCGGCCTGGCTTCAGGAACTGAATCATAAAATGGCGCGAGTGATTGATTCTCTTTACCAAGAGCTTGGCCGCCAGCCAACCGAAGCAGAAATAGGTCGTGTTATGCATCTTCCTGAGGAAAGCGTCGCAGAGCTCCTTACGACACGAGAAATATTCAAAGTTGCATCGCTTGATTATGACCGCGATGAGGAATCTGGTGCTGCGGTAGATGTAGAAAAGGTAAAGGATGAGGACTTCACAACTTTTCAACTTCCGGTTGAAGATAGGGTTGTATTGGGAATGGCAATGAACAAGCTCAAACTAATCGAACAGAAGGTCATTCAGGAATTCTTCTACAATGGTTTGAGCCAAACTGAGATTGCGAAGAAGCTTGGCATATCCTGCAATTACGTTTCGCATATTCTTCGCAATGGAACTCGAAAGCTAAAGCGAATACTAACTACGGAAGAGATTAAGGAAATGCAAATGCAATTGCAACTGGCTGGCCGTCGCCAGGAAAGCCCAGAGGAAAGTGCTATCACCGATGCTGTAACTGGAATATATACAAAAAGTTATATGGAACAACGACTTGCAGAGGAAGTTATCCGGTCAGCTCGGAACAAGTCGAAGCTAAGCTTTGCGCTTCTTGCAGTAAGAGACCTTGACAAATATGGGGAGCTTGCAGGAAGCATGCATCGTGATGATGCATTATACAGCATTGCTCGCATCATTGCTGATAATGTCAGAAAATGCGACATAATCGGTCGAATGGATGATAAAGTCTTTGGGCTAATAATGCCTTATACTGGCGAGCAGGCAAGCCAAGTTTGTGAGCGAGTAAGGAATGCGATAAAAATGGTGAAATTTGATATCCATCGGACGCGCGGTTCTATGACGTTTGATGTAGAGTTTGGTACTGCTATTTATCCAGATGAAGCTGCAAGCGCTGAGGAACTTATTGATTTTGCTTGGGTTGAGCTTGAAACATCTCAGAAAAAAATACCTAAAGCCGCTTAG
- a CDS encoding RluA family pseudouridine synthase, whose protein sequence is MPELIVSPEDARLRLDVFLALHEPSITRSAFERLIVEGRVTINGLPTRPARKVRAGDVIAYSLPPPKPAKIKAEEIPIDVVYEDSDLIVVNKPKGMVTHPAPGREEGTLVNALLAHCKGLSQIGGVERPGIVHRLDKDTSGLMVVAKNDMAYHSLQKQIQARTAIRKYLALVWGDPKFESAVVDAPIGRHPVDRKKMAVIESSTLRARIAITDFHVLERFGLFALVEASLRTGRTHQVRVHSAYIGHPVVGDPVYSGKRRVQSGSKEFISCVNRMIDGLQGQALHAYYLSFDHPRTNKRLEFTSEVPVVMRSLIEYLRENISSTMERE, encoded by the coding sequence TTGCCGGAACTTATTGTATCTCCAGAAGACGCGAGATTGCGATTAGATGTCTTCCTTGCACTTCATGAGCCGTCAATTACAAGGTCTGCATTTGAGCGCCTTATTGTCGAAGGTCGCGTTACAATAAACGGATTACCAACGCGGCCCGCACGCAAAGTACGAGCTGGCGATGTAATAGCTTATTCTCTTCCACCACCTAAGCCTGCAAAAATAAAAGCAGAGGAAATCCCTATCGATGTCGTCTATGAAGACTCCGACTTAATAGTTGTAAATAAACCCAAGGGAATGGTTACGCATCCTGCGCCTGGACGTGAGGAGGGCACGCTAGTAAATGCACTTCTTGCACACTGCAAAGGCCTCTCACAAATCGGGGGAGTAGAACGCCCTGGAATAGTACACAGATTAGACAAAGACACCTCCGGCCTTATGGTTGTTGCCAAGAATGATATGGCATACCACAGTCTTCAAAAGCAAATTCAAGCTCGTACAGCAATAAGAAAGTATCTAGCTCTTGTTTGGGGCGATCCAAAATTCGAAAGCGCAGTAGTTGATGCTCCAATTGGACGACACCCTGTTGATAGGAAAAAGATGGCAGTAATCGAATCCTCAACCCTTAGGGCGCGCATTGCGATAACAGACTTTCATGTCTTGGAACGTTTTGGACTGTTTGCGCTTGTTGAAGCAAGTCTCCGAACAGGGCGAACTCACCAAGTTAGAGTTCATTCAGCATACATTGGCCATCCAGTTGTTGGAGATCCCGTATACTCCGGCAAACGACGTGTTCAATCGGGCTCAAAGGAGTTCATTTCATGCGTAAATCGAATGATTGACGGTCTACAAGGTCAAGCTCTTCATGCGTATTACCTAAGCTTTGACCATCCTAGAACAAACAAGCGTCTCGAATTTACGTCTGAGGTGCCGGTTGTAATGCGAAGTCTGATTGAATATCTTAGGGAGAATATATCAAGCACCATGGAACGCGAATAA